DNA from Bacteroidota bacterium:
TGATTGTGTAGGCCAATGCGACGATTGAAAATCTATACGTATGGTATCCGGAGCAACACCAGCCTGGAAAGGAACTTCAAAATAAATATAGTTTGTCGCAGCGATCAGCCATTTAGCTCCGCCTCCAACGTTTGTACCTTTATTTGTAAGTGAAATATAGACATTTGCAGTATCACTACCCATAGATGTGTATTTATAATAACCACAAAGTGTGTCCTTCATCATTGTATAAGGACGACCTCCGGCAGGTCCGCTTTTTTGTGTCATTTGGCCTGTTGTTATCCCTGATGAATTTGCTCCATGATCGCTTGTTGTTTCCAATCGAATGGCATAGCTGCCTGCATATTTGTCTGTTGTTTTAGTTACTCCATCACCCCACACTTCCCAGCCTCCGGGAATATCATAGTTTTTTGTCGTCCAGTTTTCAAATTCATTGTTCGAAACCTGCTGAGTAATGCCTGTTCCGGTAAAAACTAATTTATCCAGCTCCAGAAAACTACCGTTTTGAACACCCACATTTGACATCAGGTTACTCGCTGCAGCCGCAATAATAACCGAATCAGGGGTAACAGCAAGTGTAAGCGGAAAAGAGAATGATGCAAATGTACTTTGACTTCCTGTTCCTCTTATTTTAAACAGATCATTACTTACAATACTTCCATTTTTCTTGAATATTACAAAAAACAAAGCTGTATCCTTTACGGGAAGATTGTAACGATAGTAGCCTGTGATATTTGCAGGTTTCTGAGAGTAAGGTGCCCCGCCTTTTCCTGAAAGGGGATCCCCCTGGGAGTTCGAAATGTATGCGTGGGAGGTATCACTGCCAACCACTTTTGTTTCCATCCGTACCGCGAATCCACTGGTGCCAAATCCAGCTACCTTTGTAACACAAACAACACCCATCTTTCGGATGGATTCCATATTCCCGGAATACCATCCATCAGGTTCGTTATATGGTGTCGAATTCCAGGTTTCAAACGTGCCATTTGGTATGGCTTGTCCATAAAGTATTGTTTGTACAAGCAGTGTAGAAATCAGTATAATTTTTTTCATGTTATCTGGTTTTAGGTTTTAATGATATACCCAATTTAAACAAAAATGATTATGGTGCAAAAAGTTTTATGCAGGAATCAACCGATCATCTTCAGTATTCCTTATTAATTTATTCTCTGCCTTATTCATATTCTCAATTCCGCCAATAAGGGCATCAGCGGCAAATGATATGCTGTTAATACCCTGCGCCACAAGAAACTCAGCGAACTCCGGATGATCACTTGGTGCCTGCCCGCATAAACCTATTTTTCTGCCACAAGCCCTCGCCTTTTGTATTACCATTGTTATCATCCTTTTCGAAGCCTCATTCTGTTCATCAAAGAGATCACTTATTATGGATGAATCCCTGTCAATCCCAAATGTAAGTTGGGTAAGGTCGTTAGAACCAATTGAAAATCCATCGAATATTTTCGCAAACTCCTCCGCAAGTATAATATTGCTTGGTATTTCTGCCATCACATAAATTTCCAATCCGTTCTCACCCCTCTTTAGTCCATAATTCTCCATGATTTCCACAACATTCTTTCCCTCATTCACCGTACGGCAAAAAGGGATCATCAACTTAACATTAGTTAAGCCCATTTCATTGCGCACTATTTTCATTGCTTCACATTCCAGGCGAAAACCTTCTTTATACCTTTCGTTGTAATACCTTGAAGCACCCCGAAAACCTATCATTGGGTTCTCCTCCTTTGGCTCAAAGTCCTGTCCGCCTATAAGGTTAGCATACTCATTTGTTTTGAAATCACTCATTCTCACAATCACATCTTTCGGATAAAACGCACATGCAATGGTTGCCACAGCCTGTGCCAGCTTATCTGTAAAATACTTTTCCTTATCCGGATAATGATGTGTGATAGCTTCTATTTCATTTTTAACCTTTTCATCCTTAAGCTCCTTAAATTTCACAAGCGTGCTGATAATAAATTCCAGTCTCATTAAGCCTACCCCTTTGTTGGGATAAAATGAAAGCTGGAACGCCTTATCCGGATCACCCAGGATCAACATGGGATCTGTTTTTGGCATGGGAATATTCCTGAAATCAATTTCATTCTCAGTCCATTTTTGCAAGCCATCATATATATAACCGGCTTTCCCTTCTGCGCAGGAAACAGTAATGGTTTGGCCATCTTTAATTTTTGAAATGGCATCTCCGGCACCCACCACAGCAACAACACCCAATTCTCTTGCAACAATTGAAGCATGGCTTGTTCGTCCGCCTTTGCTGGT
Protein-coding regions in this window:
- a CDS encoding T9SS type A sorting domain-containing protein produces the protein MKKIILISTLLVQTILYGQAIPNGTFETWNSTPYNEPDGWYSGNMESIRKMGVVCVTKVAGFGTSGFAVRMETKVVGSDTSHAYISNSQGDPLSGKGGAPYSQKPANITGYYRYNLPVKDTALFFVIFKKNGSIVSNDLFKIRGTGSQSTFASFSFPLTLAVTPDSVIIAAAASNLMSNVGVQNGSFLELDKLVFTGTGITQQVSNNEFENWTTKNYDIPGGWEVWGDGVTKTTDKYAGSYAIRLETTSDHGANSSGITTGQMTQKSGPAGGRPYTMMKDTLCGYYKYTSMGSDTANVYISLTNKGTNVGGGAKWLIAATNYIYFEVPFQAGVAPDTIRIDFQSSHWPTQSVNSGSVLFVDNLWLKSSPLGIFENEKRSLESYSYPNPAKDILSVRFEKSIYNSITLVMYDAIGREVNMGDITINTNSLQVNIADLPSGMYFYIIRTSEESLGNKFIKQ